The following coding sequences are from one Cervus canadensis isolate Bull #8, Minnesota chromosome 4, ASM1932006v1, whole genome shotgun sequence window:
- the LOC122440863 gene encoding olfactory receptor 2AJ1-like — protein sequence MMGHENHTFSNDFILLGLFTSSQASLVFFSFIFTIFVLTVTENTVMILIIHRESRLHTPMYFLLSHLSFMDILHISNIIPKMITDFLSGSKTISFAACGFQIFLSLTLLGGECLLLAAMSYDRYVAICHPLRYPMLMNDYGSVLMAGGAWFIGIINSIVHTAYTLHFPFCGSRVIDHFFCEVPAMLVLSCVDTTRYERGVYVSGIIFLFIPSSLICASYVQILLTVLQMKSSEAWKKSFSTCFFHMIVVIMYYGPFIFTYMRPKKYHTPGQDKFLAIFYTILTPSFNPIIYSFRNKDVLEALKNMLKSNFVQKKQ from the coding sequence ATGATGGGGCATGAGAATCACACTTTCAGCAATGACTTCATTCTTTTGGGACTCTTTACTTCTTCTCAAGCAAGTCTGGTATTCTTCTCTTTTATATTCACCATTTTTGTTTTGACTGTAACAGAAAATACAGTCATGATTCTCATCATCCACAGGGAATCAAGACTCCACACTCCAATGTATTTCCTGCTCAGCCATCTCTCTTTTATGGATATCTTGCATATTTCCAACATTATTCCCAAAATGATCACTGACTTTCTGTCAGGCAGCAAAACTATTTCATTTGCAGCCTGTGGCTTCCAGATATTTCTATCCCTTACCCTCTTGGGTGGTGAGTGCCTTCTCCTGGCAGCAATGTCCTATGATCGCTATGTAGCCATCTGTCACCCACTGCGCTACCCCATGCTTATGAATGACTATGGCAGCGTTCTCATGGCTGGAGGGGCCTGGTTTATTGGGATCATCAACTCCATAGTTCACACAGCTTACacacttcactttcccttttgtGGCTCAAGAGTCATTgaccactttttctgtgaagtcCCTGCTATGTTGGTGTTGTCCTGTGTGGACACAACACGCTATGAACGAGGAGTTTATGTAAGTGGCATCATTTTCCTGTTTATCCCTTCCTCTCTAATCTGTGCATCTTATGTCCAAATTCTCCTTACTGTCCTCCAAATGAAATCATCAGAGGCTTGGAAAAAGTCATTTTCTACTTGTTTCTTCCACATGATTGTAGTCATAATGTACTATGGGCCTTTTATTTTCACATACATGAGACCTAAAAAGTATCACACTCCAGGCCAGGATAAGTTCCTGGCAATATTCTATACAATCCTCACACCATCTTTCAACCCAATTATCTACAGCTTTAGGAATAAAGATGTTCTAGAAGCACTGAAAAATATGCTCAAAAGTAACTTTGTCcagaaaaaacaatag
- the LOC122439250 gene encoding olfactory receptor 2T8-like, protein MENWNITADFILLGLFNHTGAHQFLFVLVLIVAFTSLVGNALMFLLILLDPRLHRPMYFLLSQLSLMDLMLIFTVAPKMAVDYLTGRKFISPTGCGFQIFFVLTFGGGECFLLAAMSYDRYVAVCHPLRYPVLMSWKLCLSMILGSWFLGAADGLMQAAATLNFSFCSAREIDHFFCEAPTLVRLACADTSVFEYVMYICCVLMLLIPISLILVSYSLILAAILQMCSNEARKKAFATCSSHISVVGLFFGAAIFTYIRPKSYRSANHDKFVSAFYTIFTPVLNPLIYSLRNSEVKGALRKCMDLCTALSLD, encoded by the coding sequence ATGGAAAACTGGAATATCACTGCAGATTTCATTCTCCTAGGTCTCTTTAACCACACTGGAGCCCACCAATTTCTCTTTGTGTTGGTTCTGATAGTTGCTTTCACCTCTCTAGTGGGCAATGCCCTCATGTTTCTCCTGATTCTCCTGGACCCCCGACTCCACAGGCCCATGTACTTCCTACTGAGCCAACTCTCCCTCATGGACTTGATGTTGATTTTTACTGTTGCACCCAAAATGGCTGTTGACTATTTGACTGGCAGGAAGTTTATCTCCCCCACTGGCTGTGGGTTTCAGATCTTCTTCGTCCTCACTTTTGGAGGGGGTGAGTGCTTCCTCTTGGCAGCTAtgtcctatgaccgctatgttgcTGTTTGTCATCCACTGAGATACCCAGTCCTCATGAGTTGGAAATTATGCCTCAGTATGATTTTGGGATCTTGGTTCCTTGGCGCAGCTGATGGGCTCATGCAGGCTGCTGCTACCCTGAACTTCTCATTTTGCAGTGCCCGAGAGATTGATCATTTCTTTTGTGAGGCCCCCACTCTGGTGCGTTTGGCTTGTGCTGACACTTCTGTCTTTGAGTATGTCATGTACATCTGCTGTGTGTTAATGCTCCTGATCCCCATTTCCCTCATCTTGGTTTCCTATAGTCTCATCCTTGCTGCCATTCTCCAGATGTGTTCTAATGAAGCTAGAAAGAAGGCTTTTGCCACTTGCTCCTCACATATCTCTGTGGTAGGACTCTTTTTCGGAGCTGCTATTTTTACCTACATAAGACCCAAATCCTACAGGTCAGCTAACCATGATAAGTTTGTGTCGGCATTTTATACTATCTTCACCCCTGTGCTAAACCCCCTCATCTATAGTCTGAGGAACAGTGAGGTCAAGGGAGCTCTGAGAAAGTGTATGGATCTGTGTACTGCCTTAAGTCTTGATTAA
- the LOC122439249 gene encoding olfactory receptor 2L8-like, which yields METYNWTSNDFILIGLFSPSIIGLFLFIFIVLIFLMALFGNLSMILLIFFDTHLHTPMYFLLSQLSFIDLNYISTIVPKMASNFLFGNKSISFIGCGIQSFFFLTLAVAEALLLTSMSYDRYVAICFPLHYPIRISRRVCVLMIIGSWIMGSINSCAHTTYALHIPYCRSRAINHFFCDVPAMLTLACIDTWVYEYTVFVSTTLFLVLPFIVIACSYGRVLFTVYRMNSAEGKKKAYSTCSTHLTVVTFYYAPFVYTYLRPRSLRSPTEDKALAVFYTILTPMLNPLIYSLRNKEVMEALRRVAQRLCSVKM from the coding sequence ATGGAAACCTATAATTGGACATCAAATGATTTCATCTTAATTGGATTGTTCTCCCCTTCAATAATTggcctgtttctttttattttcattgttcttattttcttaatggcATTATTTGGCAACCTGTCAATGATCCTTCTCATCTTTTTTGACACGCATCTCCATACACCAATGTATTTCCTTCTTAGTCAGCTCTCCTTCATTGACCTAAATTACATCTCCACCATTGTCCCCAAAATGGCCTCCAATTTTCTGTTTGGAAACAAGTCTATCTCCTTCATTGGATGTGGGATTCAGAGCTTCTTCTTTTTGACTTTAGCAGTTGCAGAAGCATTGCTTTTGACATCTATGTCTTATGATCGCTATGTGGCCATTTGCTTTCCTCTTCACTATCCCATAAGAATCAGCAGAAGAGTGTGTGTGCTGATGATAATAGGATCTTGGATAATGGGTTCTATCAACTCCTGTGCCCACACCACATATGCCCTCCATATCCCTTATTGCAGATCCAGGGCCATCaatcatttcttctgtgatgtCCCAGCCATGTTGACTCTGGCCTGCATTGACACCTGGGTCTATGAGTACACAGTGTTTGTGAGTACTACCCTATTTCTTGTGTTGCCTTTTATTGTTATTGCTTGTTCCTATGGCCGTGTTCTCTTTACTGTCTATCGCATGAACTCAGCAGAAGGGAAGAAGAAGGCCTATTCAACATGCAGCACCCACCTCACTGTGGTGACTTTCTACTATGCACCCTTTGTTTATACTTATCTACGTCCAAGATCCCTTCGATCTCCAACAGAGGACAAGGCTCTGGCTGTCTTCTACACCATCTTGACCCCAATGCTCAACCCTCTTATCTACAGCCTGAGAAACAAGGAAGTAATGGAGGCATTGAGAAGAGTAGCTCAGAGACTCTGCTCTGTGAAAATGTAG